The genomic region ATCTCATGGTAGCATATTGCGttatcaaaatgtgctacctactttttgaatggaaggtaggacaatctgacaagctAGGACAAATCGACACTGGCTCTCAGTCTGCTCCACTCACTACAGTGAAAAAACAACACCATTTACCTTGCAAATGTGTTTTTATAGCTCTCACCTTTGGATTTGTGCTTGATGACAAACTGTTTGCTCTTTTTTCCAAGGATATTTGACGCAGTGCATGTATAAACCCCTGGGCTCAAAGATGCGTCTTTCAAAACGGGCTGATTATCAGCCTTCTCCTGAAGGTTTGGGGACGTCCAGATGTACACAGGTGGTGGGTTTCCCTCTGCTGTACAATCCAGTACCATTTCACTACCCTCACTGACCTCCAGCTGCTCTTCCTTTGGACTGCGGAAGTCAGGTGGGtctgattatataaaatatattaataaattaatgaatgactgcAAAACAAAGCTTAGTATCAACAGATATAACATGTTGGTAATGTTGGCTTGTTGTTGCCGATTGTTGACTTACACTGAACAGCAATGTTGAGCGATGGGGACTGAACTGTGGGAGGAGGCTGAGGGCCTTCAGGGCCCAGCTGTAGCTCTGCTTCACACCTGTACTGAGCTCCATTTTCAGCTCTGTTTGGAACGATCAGCAGGGTGGAGGACACCTGCACTGGCGTAGAAGTTGTCAACTCTGAGAACGAGTGGTTGTAAACTTCGGTTTGTCCTCTGTACCATCGTAAAGCAAGGTACTGAACAGGAGCAACGTTGTGCACCTCACATTGGAGCTGGTACTCTCGTCCCTCCACCACAGGACTGCTGTGATTCACTAAACTTATGGACACGCTGTCGGGTTTTTCTGTGTGGAAATGagtaaaatacaaacatttacaaaaattacAGTTTACAGTAATAGTTGGGTGAAGGGAAGTGAATGTAATTCACTTGTTACATTTCCAGTTGTTCAAATTGCGAAAGAAAAAGTCACTATAGTGTTTTCATGACTTAAAAATAGTAGGAAATTTAAGACTAATAAAGGTAGTCAAAAGAGAGAGTCATGTTACAAATAGGCCACAATTTTTAGTATGTGACCCTGCCAATGGTTAATGTTTGAAAATTGACATTGAAATCTGAAAGCAATCTAAATGAATAAGCTTTTCATTAATGTTTGTTAGGATATGATCacatttggctgagatacaactattggAAAATCTGGATTCTGTTGTTTACAGTTGTTTTAATTACGTTCTTAGCAATGtatatttctaaacaaaatttgTGTAACCagtttaagttttaaaaatagtttaagaTCTCTCATGGGGtggcattgtggctcagtggttagcactgttgcctcacagcatgaaggtcattggttcgagtggcatttctgtgtggagtttgcatgttctccccatgtttgggtggtttcttccgggtgctctggtttcccctacagtccaaagacatgcgctataggtgaattgaataaactacattggctgtagtgtatgagtgtgcgtgagtgtgtaaggatgtttctcaatactgggttgcagctggaagggcatccgctgtgtaaaacatgctggaatagttgatggttcattccactgtggcgacctctgaaataaagactaagccgaatgaaaatgatgCAATATCTCAATCATTTGAAAAGGGTCCTATAGTTTACATCAATTTGGACAAGTCAAAGTTTGATAGTGGTCTTGTTTTTAAAGGGTTAGTGCTGGTCTGTTTCTAGCACAAGCTGGTCACTGTTtcagatgttaaaaatgttaaaaacagctttccAACCAAAGGTAAATGACCCAAGATGACcaatatgtcatcatttactcatcctccagtgATCTGTTTGTCTAATAGAGCTTTTGAAATTTTACTTCTGCTTTTGTTGGTTTAAAAATACTGTGCTCAGGCTCTTTAGAAAGCATGCTTGTGATGACATTTCTTAGAAAGGATATCACACTTCTTCTTGCAAGTTTTACAATACTTTCAGAAAGAAATCTCGTGTGAGTGAAACTTAAAGAAGATTTATATGAAACCAGAAAGGTCATGTTGGTTCCTGGAGAAATACATAGTTatctaaaaaaattttttattcatttgtgtgtCACACTTGGTACATTAGAGGTCAAAAGTGACCAAatccttaaaatgtaaaaaattgtagTGTgtagaaattgtattttttaatttcttaactTTGTATATGTTTACATGTCACACTAGAgttaatataagaatgttttttatgttttttttttcaggggtaAGAGTAAGACCTTTTTAACAAATgaatacttaaagggacagttcacccaaaataaataaaatgtactcactatttactctcaagtggtttcaaatcttcatgaatttcttttttttttctggtgaacactaaagaagatattctgaagaatgttggaaactggtaaccgcTCACCACCcaccttattaggtacacctgtccgactgtgtgttaacacaaatttcttatcagccaattacatgcggcaactcaatgcatttaggcatgtagacatggtaaagacgatctgttgcagtttaaactaagcatcagaatggggaagaaagataaTTTAAGtcactctgaacgtggcatggttggtgGTGCCAGttcggctggtctgagtatttcagaaattgctgatctactgggattttcacgcacaaccatctctagggtttacagagaatggtctgaaaaagagaaaatatccagtgagcggcagttctgtggacgctaatgccttgttgatgccagaagtcatcagaggaggaaaatggccagactggttcgagttgatagaaaggcaacagtaacttaaataaccacttgttacaaccgaggtatgcagaagagcatctttgaatgcacaacacgtccaaccttgaggcagatgggctacagcagcagaccacagcaggtgccactcctgtcagctaagaacaggaaactgaggctacaattcacacagtctcaccaaaattggacaatagaagattggaaaaacgttttctgtctgatgagtctcgatttctgctgtgacatttagatggcagggtcagaatttgggatcaacagcatggatccatcctgccttgcatcaacagttctggctgctggtggtggtgtaatggtgtgggggatgtattcttggcacactttgggcccattagtaccaattgagcattatgtcaatgccacagcctacctgagtattgttgctgaccatgtccatccctttatgatcacagtgttcC from Danio aesculapii chromosome 3, fDanAes4.1, whole genome shotgun sequence harbors:
- the si:ch211-66e2.5 gene encoding hemicentin-1 gives rise to the protein MKNTLLCFLGLSIIGIVSGDSCSLEISPPRAVVKFGDPVTVSCVASRPVRVLGWESIIAASHTQHDLSVQWRVDSLTDWIEEPICYGVFFTAPRQCEEKLNLVLYKKPDSVSISLVNHSSPVVEGREYQLQCEVHNVAPVQYLALRWYRGQTEVYNHSFSELTTSTPVQVSSTLLIVPNRAENGAQYRCEAELQLGPEGPQPPPTVQSPSLNIAVQYPPDFRSPKEEQLEVSEGSEMVLDCTAEGNPPPVYIWTSPNLQEKADNQPVLKDASLSPGVYTCTASNILGKKSKQFVIKHKSKGV